The Cryptococcus deuterogattii R265 chromosome 3, complete sequence genome has a segment encoding these proteins:
- a CDS encoding GTP-binding protein 1 produces MTTLKTFQAEIEAFSHDKQREAIHKAREQHHAAELARHHGKLPAKKEPKEPIIEVKVDEEEQPEVPLEDLVISEGSSDELQSRLALYLLKGHGEYLIALGAHPDPVSQYNTSQTESASTVGRELTSESLSTSIGRLRAACRALQAELIELYKVEDAYRKEGPYGCWLIRLTPRGVEEIMEVRVAVVGNVDAGKSTTLGVLTRGGLDDGRGKARVALFRHPHEVETGRTSSVGGEILGFSPQGDSVIPSTHITDSSDPHHPLSIAKREKLGWEDICKRAAKVVSFIDLAGHERYFKTTLYGLSGCAPDYVMLMVGGNAGLIGMSKEHLGVALALNVPIAVCVTKIDMTPPNILEQTVNMLTKVLKSPGCRRVPVFVNSPQEAVDCARYLGKPLDSSSTAGRLCPIFMVSNVTGHNLPLLRTFLNCLPSSQSDDKYVVDAPFEFQISDTFSVPFVGTVVSGVITSGTIHANDPVLLGPDSVGQFIPTAVKTIQRKRASVTSGEAGQSVSFALKRIRRSQVRKGMVLIAKTDTPPKAVKRFEGMVMVLHHSSTIQPNYQAMMHCGAIRQTVRIKSLDHPSGLIRTGDRAKVVFEFINQSEFVKEGQLILLREAKTKVLGVVTKILG; encoded by the exons ATGACAACCCTCAAGACGTTCCAAGCCGAGATTGAGGCATTCTCCCATGACAAACAAAGGGAAGCTATCCATAAAGCTCGAGAGCAACATCACGCTGCCGAGTTGGCCAGGCATCATGGGAAGTTACCCGCGAAGAAAGAGCCTAAGGAGCCAATAATTGAAGTAAaggtggacgaggaggagcaacCAGAGGTTCCTCTAGAG GATCTAGTAATTTCTGAAGGGAGCTCGGATGAGCTTCAATCTCGGTTAGCCCTCTACCTTCTGAAGGGCCATGGAGAGTACTTAATAGCTCTGGGTGCGCACCCGGATCCGGTATCGCAATACAACACTTCTCAAACCGAGTCAGCATCTACGGTAGGCAGGGAACTCACTTCCGAGTCCCTTTCCACATCCATTGGGAGATTAAGAGCTGCGTGTAGGGCACTGCAGGCCGAGCTCATTGAGCTGTATAAGGTTGAAGATGCCTACCGGAAGGAGGGACCTTACGGGTGCTGGCTTATCCGGTTAACTCCCAGAGGTGTAGAGGAAATCATGGAAGTTAGGGTGGCGGTCGTCGGAAATGTAGATGCGGGCAAGAGTACCACTTTAGGAGTGTTAACGCGCGGCGGGCTAGAtgatgggagagggaaagcaAGGGTGGCACTGTTCAGACATCCACACGAGGTTGAAACCGGCAGAACCAGTTCCGTGGGTGGTGAG ATCCTTGGCTTCTCACCGCAAGGTGATTCAGTAATCCCCTCTACACATATAACTGACTCTTCGGACCCCCACCACCCCCTGTCCATAGCCAAGCGAGAAAAGCTTGGGTGGGAGGACATCTGCAAGCGTGCGGCCAAGGTGGTGAGCTTCATCGACCTCGCAGGCCATGAGCG GTATTTCAAGACAACATTGTATGGTTTGAGTGGGTGTGCGCCGGACTACGTCATGTTGATGGTAGGGGGTAATGCGGGACTGATAGGGATGTCCAAG GAGCATCTCGGTGTTGCACTTGCCCTTAACGTCCCTATAGCGGTCTGCGTCACCAAA ATTGATATGACCCCTCCTAACATTCTTGAACAAACAGTCAACATGCTTACCAAGGTTCTGAAGAGTCCTGGCTGTAGACGAGTGCCTGTATTCGTCAACAGCCCGCAGGAGGCAGTGGACTGTGCTCGGTATTTGGGCAAACCTCTTGATTCAAGCTCCACGGCTGGTCGTCTTTGCCCGATCTTTATGGTCTCTAACGTCACCGGCCATAACCTACCGCTACTTAGGACATTCCTCAACTGCCTTCCTAGCTCTCAGAGCGATGACAAATATGTGGTGGACGCGCCATTCGAGTTTCAGATTAGTGATACGTTCTCAGTACCGTTTGTGGGTACTGTAGTT AGCGGTGTTATCACTTCTGGAACTATACATG CCAACGACCCAGTCCTCCTTGGGCCCGACTCTGTAGGCCAGTTCATCCCTACTGCTGTCAAGACCATCCAACGAAAGCGTGCGTCCGTCACGAGTGGAGAAGCTGGACAAAGCGTATCATTCGCGCTCAAGCGTATAAGAAGATCACAAGtgaggaagggaatggTCTTGATTGCCAAGACGGATACACCTCCCAAAG CGGTAAAAAGGTTTGAGGGAATGGTTATGGTCCTGcatcattcatcaactATCCAACCCAACTATCAAGCAATGATGCACTGCGGTGCCATCCGg CAAACCGTCCGAATAAAGTCTCTAGATCATCCTTCAGGTCTCATCAGGACTGGAGACAGGGCCAAGGTAGTTTTCGAGTTCATCAACCAGTCCGAGTTTGTCAAAGAGGGGCAATTGATACTGTTGAGAGAGGCTAAAACGAAGGTACTGGGTGTCGTTACCAAGATTCTTGGATGA
- a CDS encoding nam9 protein, translating into MPYRPYTTRNVFNHKRAIPRMSWSPENLFNIWQRSSPESPIRREHDFTRTNATPFQLRWVAKRLLRGYHGDHIGYTKFARWYMPEKLPAIHEGGKNEVGEMGKWIEGRERAGGRTRDEKKAKSKAKDSRAPVGTMLFADVERRLDVLIFRSCFAQNVWEARRYVVQGHVKLNGQVIRNPNIMLNPGDVFTVNPSQIVMLQAPKSKSQPSAEEDVEGKASQEKPSEPTVPVASSYFKLPDYASPHLFVPAYLLPSYLTCSAVYVRHPTARPNYSEIPSPYDAGGELMSLAWEWFKRSAPRMRNKTKKWPNPFGGFGKQ; encoded by the exons ATGCCGTACAGACCGTACACTACAAGAAATGTGTTCAACCACAAAAGGGCTATCCCTCGTATG AGCTGGTCTCCAGAAaacctcttcaacatctgGCAACGTTCCTCTCCCGAGTCTCCTATACGCCGGGAACACGACTTTACCCGTACCAACGCAACTCCGTTCCAGCTTCGATGGGTCGCCAAACGTCTTTTGCGAGGATACCACGGTGACCACATAGGGTACACAAAGTTTGCGAGATGGTACATGCCTGAAAAACTCCCCGCTATCCACGAAGGCGGCAAGAATGAGGTTGGAGAAATGGGCAAATGGATTGAAGGCCGAGAAAGGGCCGGAGGAAGGACACgtgatgagaagaaggcaaagagCAAGGCGAAGGACAGCAGAGCGCCGGTTGGAACTATGCTCTTTGCGGATGTCGAGAGGAGATTGGATGTTTTGATCTTCAGATCCTGTTTTGCGCAGAATGTGTGGGAAGCGAGGAGATATGTCGTTCAGGGTCACGTCAAGCTTAATGGCCAGGTG ATACGAAACCCGAACATCATGCTCAACCCTGGCGATGTCTTCACTGTCAACCCGTCACAGATTGTTATGCTCCAAGCGCCCAAATCAAAATCTCAACCATCAGCAGAGGAGGACGTCGAGGGTAAGGCTTCTCAAGAAAAGCCCTCAGAACCCACTGTTCCTGTAGCTTCATCCTACTTTAAACTCCCCGACTACGCTTCTCCTCACCTTTTCGTCCCGGCCTACCTTCTCCCGTCCTACCTCACCTGTTCGGCAGTCTATGTCCGACATCCTACTGCCCGTCCGAATTATTCCGAAATCCCATCACCATACGATGCTGGAGGCGAGTTGATGAGTCTCGCTTGGGAGTGGTTTAAGAGGTCTGCACCAAGAATGAGGAATAAGACAAAGAAGTGGCCAAACCCCTTTGGAGGGTTTGGCAAGCAGTAG
- a CDS encoding RP/EB family microtubule-associated protein, with product MSVYVGESRGELLAWLNDLLAPTVVTKLEQCGTGSVYCQIIDSIYGDLPMSRVKFNARMEYEYLDNFKILQKAFTKHKIEKPIPVDRLIKCKMQDNLEFLQWMKKYWDMHSRGEGYDAQARAGGHIAGVTTSSSRPTAARTRPAHVGGSAAGSRSVSSAGQANSAQVAAMQARVAEIEAHSEGLLKERDFYFDKLRNIELIVQERLAVEGIAPEESDVMTKIQDILYATIEGFEVPQEEDFVEEQPVEGEEETF from the exons ATGTCCGTCTACGTTGGAGAAT CACGAGGCGAGCTCCTTGCCTGGCTCAACGACCTCCTCGCCCCCACGGTCGTTACCAAGCTCGAACAATGCGGCACAGGTAGCGTCTACTGTCAAATCATTGACTCCATCTATGGCGATTTGCCGATGAGCAGGGTCAAGTTCAACGCGAGGATGGAATATGAGTATCTGGATAATTTCAAGATTTTACAAAAAGCTTTCACTAAGCATAAGATTgaaaag CCCATACCGGTGGATAGGCTCATCAA GTGCAAAATGCAAGATAACCTCGAGTTCCTCcaatggatgaagaagtacTGGGACATGCACTCCCGTGGAGAAGGCTACGACGCCCAAGCCCGAGC CGGTGGCCATATCGCCGGCGTGACGACCTCAAGTTCTCGACCGACTGCCGCTCGTACGCGTCCAGCCCACGTCGGAGGCTCCGCCGCCGGCTCCAGGAGTGTCTCTTCAGCTGGCCAAGCAAATTCAGCACAGGTCGCTGCTATGCAAGCGAGAGTAGCGGAGATCGAGGCACATAGTGAAGGGTtgttgaaagagagggatTTCTACTTTGACA AGCTGAGAAACATCGAGCTTATTGTGCAAGAGCGATTAGCTGTTGAGGGTATCGCCCCGGAGGAGTCTGATGTGATGACCAAGATCCAGGATATTCTCTACGCGACGATAGAAGGTTTCGAG
- a CDS encoding solute carrier family 38 (sodium-coupled neutral amino acid transporter) member 11 has product MAFMEVEEQSTAAPSRSRSYSELAATMTESVSSSRRESRRGSKDREIGDTQRGEGEDDHVLFKAAEEDIELQDSATAPLLAGAAASPHLLRLEERDLLGVEGPNAASRGSLLDAVTNMANSIIGAGIIGLPYAVSQAGFVMGVFLLIALAFISDWTIRLVILTSKLSGRESYTETMHHCFGTIGAMAVSFFQFSFAFGGTAAFHVIIGDTIPRVISYIFPTFAENAFLRLFVNRQAVIIICTLFISFPLSLHRDIVKLSKSSSFALVSMVIIIVSVLFRSVAVDQSLRGSSSDMFSIVKPGVFQAIGVISFAYACHHNSNYIYKSINIPTLDRFNMVTHISTGISLIACLLVAVCGYVVFTNKTEGNILNNFSSEDWLINIARFCFGANMSTTIPLEVFVCREVIEETFYKSKPFSKLRHVIITSAVIFTTMGLALTTCDLGVVLELAGGLSASALAFILPASAYFVMLSGPWSSNRRLPALLVALFGVVVLVLSCGLSLKKAWSGEGGKSEC; this is encoded by the exons ATGGCATTCATGGAGGTAGAGGAACAGAGCACAGCAGCTCCGAGCCGATCGAGATCATACAGCGAGTTAGCAGCTACAATGACTGAGTCGGTGTCGTcgtcaagaagagagtcGAGGAGGGGTTCAAAGGACAGGGAAATTGGTGATACGCAAAGgggtgaaggtgaagatgaccATGTCT TATTCAAAGCGGCTGAAGAGGACATCGAGCTGCAAGACAGCGCGACAGCACCTTTACTTGCTGGTGCTGCAGCCAGCCCTCATCTGCTTAGATTAGAAGAACGTGACCTGCTGGGGGTTGAAGGTCCTAATGCAGCTTCCAGGGGATCGTTACTAGACGCAGTGACAAAT ATGGCCAACTCCATTATAGGAGCTGGTATAATAGG ATTGCCGTATGCAGTATCCCAAGCAGGCTTTGTCATGGGCGTGTTCCTCTTAATTGCGCTGGCATTTATATCAGATTGGACAATCCGGCTAGTCATCCTCACCAGTAAATTGAGTGGAAGAGAGTCTTACACAGAG ACAATGCACCATTGTTTCGGGACAATAGGAGCCATGGCGGTATCCTTTTTCCAGTTTTCATTCGCGTTTGGCGG GACGGCTGCATTCCATGTCATCAT CGGCGATACAATCCCTCGAGTCATCTCTTACATCTTTCCCACCTTCGCCGAAAACGCCTTCCTTCGTCTCTTTGTCAATCGCCAAGCAGTCATTATCATATGCACCTTAttcatttctttccccttgAGTTTACATCGGGACATTGTAAAGCTCTCAAAATCATCCAGTTTTG CTTTAGTGTCCATGGTCATTATTATTGTCTCTGTGCTCTTCCGAAGCGTCGCAGTTGACCAATCGTTACGTGGATCTTCATCTGATATGTTTTCAATCGTAAAACCTGGTGTCTTTCAAGCAATTGGGGTCATCTCTTTCGCGTATGCGTGTCATCATAACAGTAATTATATCTACAAAAGTATCAATATACCTACTCTTGATCG CTTCAACATGGTCACTCATATCTCAACTGGCATAAGTTTAATAGCCTGCTTACTGGTTGCCGTTTGTGGATATGTCGTCTTCACCAATAAAACGGAG GGGAATATTCTCAACAACTTCAGCTCTGAAGATTGGCTCATCAACATTGCCCGCTTTTGCTTTGGAGCCAACATGTCTACGACCA TTCCATTAGAGGTGTTCGTCTGTCGCGAAGTGATTGAAGAAACATTTTACAAGTCTAAGCCCTTCAGTAAGCTGCGTCACGTAATCATAACTTCCGCTGTCATCTTTACTACCATGGGTC TCGCCCTGACGACGTGTGATCTCGGCGTCGTCTTGGAGTTGGCCGGCGGTCTTTCGGCCTCTGCTTTAGCATTCATTCTGCCAGCTTCCGCATACTTTGTCATGCTCTCTGGTCCTTGGTCTTCCAACCGGAGATTACCAGCTCTTTTAGTTGCCTTATTTGGAGTGGTCGTATTGGTGTTGAGTTGTGGGTTGAGCCTCAAGAAAGCCTGGAGCGGAGAGGGCGGAAAGTCAGAGTGTTAG
- a CDS encoding elongation factor 1 alpha-like protein, which produces MSRHRFVRNLDLDDELDDGDEEVGMSAEEAVQMNRAMSVARNLLRDVTPSIPDNEIADSVWHYWFDGEKAAAWLRQDREKKVAKAKAAQTAKSASLPGKPRVQQIGNQKSKLAVSQPNSPSTSDSKATSKSGSTSSTPRIVGKSNLSTDLEGLHLNEELDEAEREREREKFKERQVLSMKQEELIAKAKEEEEKSGKKNVSLIVVGHVDAGKSTLMGRVLYDIGELSEKEKIANERGSKKVGKGSFAFAWGLDALGDERDRGVTIDIATTHFTTPHRNFTLLDAPGHRDFIPAMISGAAQADVALLVVDGSPGEFEAGFERGGQTREHAWLVRSLGVKEIIVGVNKMDLVSWSQDRYEEIVESLKPFLLSAGFNSAKTTFLPLGAMEGVNILDNDQPELKEWYSGPALIDALDNVEVPTRPYDSPLRIPLSNVFKGQTAVASGVAVSGRLCSGVVQVGDRLRAVPGDEVANVRTIEVDEDSAPYAVAGQNVTLYLSNIDPINLSIGTVLCPTSIPVPLVTKFTAQILVFDLQSPIIAGTPVELFHHSMNLPATISRLVSILEKGQVVKERPRVLQKGTTARVELSLRPSSAGRISSIPLETATDNKEMGRVLIRRNGETIAAGIVMELLG; this is translated from the exons ATGTCCAGGCATAGATTTGTCAGGAATCTCGATCTCGATG atgagcttgatgacGGTGACGAGGAAGTCGGCATGTCCGCCGAGGAGGCAG TCCAAATGAACAGAGCTATGAGTGTCGCTCGTAATCTCCTCAGAGACGTTACGCCTTCTATACCCGACAATGAGATCGCCGACTCCGTATGGCACTACTGGTTTGACGGCGAAAAAGCTGCTGCCTGGTTGAGACAGGATAGGGAGAAAAAAG TGGCCAAAGCCAAGGCTGCGCAGACAGCCAAATCTGCATCTCTTCCCGGTAAACCCCGAGTGCAACAAATAGGAAACCAAAAATCAAAACTCGCTGTTTCCCAACCCAATTCGCCATCGACAAGTGATAGCAAGGCGACGAGCAAGTCTGGTTCTACCTCAAGCACACCCAGAATAGTTGGGAAGAGTAACTTGTCGACTGATCTTGAGGGTTTGCACTTGAACGAAGAACTGGATGAGGCTGAAAGGGAACGAGAGCGGGAGAAGTTCAAGGAGAGGCAGGTGTTGAGTatgaagcaggaagagttgatcgccaaagccaaggaagaagaggaaaagtcggggaagaagaatgtcAGTTTGATTGTTGTCG GCCACGTCGATGCCGGTAAATCAACGTTGATGGGTCGAGTGCTCTACGACATTGGTGAACTTtctgaaaaggaaaagatcgCGAATGAGCGGGGTAGTAAGAAAGTCGGTAAAGGTTCCTTCGCCTTTGCATGGGGTCTCGATGCTTTGGGCGATGAGCGTGATCGTGGTGTAACCATCGATATCGCCACCACTCATTTCACGACGCCTCATCGTAACTTCACCTTGCTTGATGCACCCGGGCACAGAGACTTTATTCCGGCGATGATTAGTGGTGCAGCTCAAGCCGATGTGGCATTATTGGTCGTGGACGGTTCACCAGGAGAGTTCGAGGCGGGCTTTGAGAGGGGCGGGCAGACGCGAGAGCACGCGTGGCTAGTGCGGAGTTTAGGAGTGAAGGAGATCATTGTGGGAGTGAACAAAATGGACTTG GTCTCGTGGTCTCAAGATAGATATGAAGAGATCGTGGAATCACTCAagcccttccttctttctgccGGATTCAATTCTGCCAAAACGACCTTCTTGCCACTTGGCGCGATGGAGGGTGTCAACATCCTTGATAACGACCAACCAGAACTCAAAGAATGGTATTCTGGCCCGGCTCTTATTGACGCCCTCGACAACGTAGAAGTCCCCACTAGGCCATATGACAGCCCATTGAGGATACCGCTGTCAAACGTGTTCAAGGGTCAGACTGCCGTCGCAAGCGGAGTAGCCGTGTCAGGAAGGTTGTGCAGCGGCGTGGTGCAGGTTGGAGACAGGTTGAGAGCCGTGCCGGGAGATGAAGTTGCCAATGTCCGAA CTATTGAAGTGGACGAAGACTCTGCGCCGTACGCTGTAGCTGGTCAAAACGTTACACTTTACCTTTCCAACATTGATCCCATCAACTTGTCCATCGGTACTGTCCTTTGCCCTACTTCTATTCCCGTCCCTCTTGTCACCAAGTTCACCGCTCAAATCCTCGTCTTCGATCTCCAAAGCCCCATCATTGCCGGTACTCCTGTGGAACTGTTCCATCATTCCATGAACCTTCCTGCTACCATTAGCAGACTGGTTTCGatcttggagaagggacAAGTGGTGAAAGAGCGTCCTAGAGTGCTGCAAAAGGGTACGACAGCGAGGGTTGAATTGAGCTTGAGGCCGAGCAGTGCCGGCAGGATTTCTAGCATACCACTGGAGACTGCGACGGACAacaaggagatgggaagggtATTGATCcgaagaaatggagaaaCTATTGCTGCTGGTATTGTCATGGAGCTTCTTGGCTGA